One Oryza glaberrima chromosome 11, OglaRS2, whole genome shotgun sequence genomic region harbors:
- the LOC127754091 gene encoding momilactone A synthase-like: MMMLRLVGAEARRRAATGAAGGERWLSAAAAAAPTKGRLEGKVAIITGGASGLGKATAREFIREGAAAVFIADVNSDLGAEAAAELGPRAHFVRCDVADEGSVAAAVDGAVASHGRLDVMFNNAGVAGPLAGATEVASLDLAALDAVMAVNLRGTLAGIKHAARVMRPRGSGSILCTASVSGVMGGLGTYPYSVSKFAVAGAVRAAAAELSRHGVRVNCVSPFAVATPMVVAQFAQMLGGADEARVEAVVRGLGELRGAACEAEDVARAAAYLASDDAKYVSGHNLVVDGGFTSYKHLPIPQPHD, from the exons ATGATGATGCTCCGGCTCGTCGGCGCCGAAGCTAG GAGGAGGGCGGCCACCggagctgccggcggcgagcggtggctgtcggcggcggcggcggcggcgccgaccaaGGGAAG GCTCGAGGGGAAAGTTGCAATAATAACCGGGGGAGCAAGCGGGCTCGGGAAGGCGACGGCCCGCGAGTTCATCcgcgagggcgccgccgccgtcttcatcGCCGACGTGAACTCCGACCTGGGCGCCGAGGCTGCCGCCGAGCTCGGCCCGCGCGCCCACTTCGTGCGCTgcgacgtcgccgacgagggcagcgtggccgccgccgtggacggcgCCGTGGCGAGCCACGGGCGCCTCGACGTGATGTTCAACAACGCCGGCGTGGCGggcccgctcgccggcgccacggAGGTGGCGTCGCTGGACCTGGCCGCGCTCGACGCCGTCATGGCCGTGAACCTGCGCGGGACGCTCGCCGGAATCAAGCACGCGGCGCGCGTGATGCGCCCGCGCGGGTCGGGGTCCATCCTGTGCACGGCGAGCGTCAGCGGCGTCATGGGCGGGCTCGGCACGTACCCGTACTCGGTGTCCAAGTTCGCCGTGGCGGGCGCCgtcagggccgccgccgccgagctgtcGCGCCACGGCGTCCGCGTCAACTGCGTCTCGCCGTTCGCCGTGGCGACGCCGATGGTGGTGGCGCAGTTCGCGCAGAtgctcggcggcgccgacgaggcgcgGGTGGAAGCGGTGGTGAGGGGGCTCGGCGAGCTGAGGGGCGCGGCGTGCGAGGCGGAGGAcgtggcgagggcggcggcgtacCTCGCCTCCGACGACGCCAAGTACGTGTCCGGGCACAACCTGGTGGTGGACGGCGGATTCACCAGCTACAAGCACCTGCCGATTCCCCAGCCGCACGATTGA
- the LOC127755735 gene encoding uncharacterized protein LOC127755735: protein MAGRRRWGYRGVAVAVAVCVHAAVLLSAVVYLSVVPSAGPGASSSSSSLQETEVMKLTAKMEQIIENQEKYGKSDGMMYALASFLSKNPRINKEMTYRITNPDGTEKAELAVTMKDDVKVQSPRTNDILEETPKRSEDVVVAAPPQDETTMKKQQDDETTRSAHLQPLTKFLIPDGHVFVVDCAGDGDELTIHIKPRSDADADADADDHLPPPIACGGAGKSSLFDGGWYRALFWSAPSSPDHQGAMVVPVPWAPPGITDDEINATLTTTAAASSVRLSPDTVMLYWPAGEGNTAEVLVASMDYVGYVDVAGKPECRRAVSPLAQHAVLSTTPASFDTDDDGCIPREHGDDPQLMKRMHTSSS from the exons atggccggaaggcggcggtggggatACAGGGGCGTCGCGGTGGCCGTGGCGGTGTGCGTCCACGCGGCGGTGCTCCTCTCCGCCGTCGTCTACCTGTCCGTCGTCCCCTCTGCTGGGCCAGGGGCTAGCAGTAGCTCGTCGTCCCTGCAGGAAACGGAGGTGATGAAGCTGACCGCTAAGATGGAGCAGATCATCG AAAACCAAGAGAAATACGGTAAAAGTGATGGGATGATGTATGCCTTGGCAAGTTTCTTGTCGAAGAACCCCAGGATCAACAAGGAGATGACCTACAGAATCACCAACCCCGACGGCACAGAGAAAGCTGAACTGGCGGTCACAATGAAGGACGACGTCAAGGTCCAGTCTCCACGAACTAACGACATCTTG GAGGAGACCCCAAAGAGAAGCGAAGATGTCGTTGTTGCAGCCCCTCCACAAGATGAGACGACGATGAAAAAACAACAAGACGACGAGACGACGAGATCAGCACACCTGCAGCCATTGACAAAGTTCTTGATCCCCGATGGCCACGTCTTCGTGGTCGactgcgccggcgacggcgacgagctcacTATCCATATCAAGCCACGCTCcgatgccgatgccgatgcTGATGCGGATGACCACCTTCCGCCGCCGAtcgcctgcggcggcgccggcaagtcATCCCTGTTCGACGGCGGTTGGTACCGCGCGCTCTTCTGGTCGGCTCCCTCGTCGCCTGATCATCAGGGAGCCATGGTCGTGCCGGTGCCATGGGCACCGCCGGGGATTACGGACGACGAGATTAATGCGacgttgacgacgacggcggcggcgtcatcggTGAGGCTCTCTCCCGACACGGTGATGCTCTActggccggccggcgaggggaACACGGCGGAGGTGCTCGTCGCGTCGATGGACTACGTCGGGTACGTGGATGTCGCCGGCAAGCCGGAATGCCGCCGGGCGGTGAGCCCTCTCGCTCAGCACGCCGTGCTTTCGACGACGCCGGCGTCTTTTGATACGGATGATGATGGATGCATACCTCGTGAGCACGGGGACGATCCGCAGCTGATGAAAAGAATGCACACATCGTCATCCTAA
- the LOC127755736 gene encoding TPD1 protein homolog 1-like: MEIKLLMVFLACLLSSINNRGEAASCSLENIVVKQTATGGWAHGQPEYAVTVSNMCGCPQSGVQVACDGFDTTLAVDPAKLRPAAGGNLCLVNSGDPVVQGHDITFSYAWSSQFKFTPVSSTVKC; encoded by the exons ATGGAGATAAAGCTACTGATGGTCTTCTTGGCCTGCTTGCTATCTTCCATTAACAACAGAG GTGAAGCGGCCAGCTGCTCGCTGGAGAACATCGTGGTGAAGCAGACGGCGACGGGAGGGTGGGCCCACGGGCAGCCGGAGTACGCTGTGACGGTGAGCAACATGTGCGGGTGCCCACAGTCCGGCGTCCAGGTGGCGTGTGACGGCTTCGACACCACCCTGGCCGTCGATCCGGCCAAGCTCCGGCCGGCTGCCGGCGGCAACCTCTGCCTAGTCAACAGCGGCGACCCCGTTGTGCAGGGCCATGACATCACCTTCAGCTACGCGTGGAGCTCGCAGTTCAAGTTCACTCCCGTCTCCTCCACCGTCaagtgctaa
- the LOC127754263 gene encoding uncharacterized protein LOC127754263, with protein MESKLQFISAFLLLSCLCSRGEALCSLSDLVVTQTTVPGQQIAGEPEYHVTVENRCICTQTGVKLSCAGFDSSPTRVDPSIIRHDGGGGGDLCTLNGGGPVTNGRSVSFYYAGKTRVSFTPVSSTVSCS; from the exons ATGGAGTCCAAGCTGCAGTTCATCTctgccttcctcctcctctcctgcctcTGCAGCAGAG gtgaGGCTTTGTGCTCGCTGTCGGACCTGGTGGTGACGCAGACCACCGTGCCGGGGCAGCAGATCGCCGGCGAGCCGGAGTACCACGTCACGGTGGAGAACCGCTGCATCTGCACGCAGACCGGCGTCAAGCTGTCCTGCGCCGGCTTCGACTCCTCCCCGACGCGCGTCGACCCCAGCATCATccgccacgacggcggcggcggcggcgacctctgcaccctcaacggcggcggcccggTGACCAACGGCCGGAGCGTGTCCTTCTACTACGCCGGCAAGACGAGGGTCAGCTTCACGCCCGTCTCCTCCACCGTCTCCTGCTCGTGA